CGCCGATCCCGCGGACCGGACCGCTCATGCCGCTGCGTCGAGGTCGGAGGCGAGCAGGTCGGCGAGCGCCTTCAGCGAGTCCTGGGCCTGGTCGCCGGTCGCGGTGAGCTCCAGGGCCTCGCCGCAGCCGGCGGCGAGGGCGAGGACGGAGAGCAGGCTGCGGGCGTCGACCGGGGCCTGGCCCGGGCGGCCGACGGTGACCTTGACCGGCTGGCGGGCGGCGGCCTGGACGAACAGCGAGGCCG
The DNA window shown above is from Streptomyces vietnamensis and carries:
- a CDS encoding HPr family phosphocarrier protein, whose translation is MHSIQVTVGSRSGLHARPASLFVQAAARQPVKVTVGRPGQAPVDARSLLSVLALAAGCGEALELTATGDQAQDSLKALADLLASDLDAAA